Within Alcaligenes sp. SDU_A2, the genomic segment GATGCACCAGGGCCAGCACCGGAAAGTGGCGGGCCTGGGCCAGCACCACGCGCTTGGCCGGGCCGGGCAGTTGGACCTGGCGGCCCATGGCGTCGGTGACCTGAATGGCCTGGGCATGGACGGTCCAGGGGAGCAACAGAGACAGCGAAACAAGCAGCAGTCGCAGGATAGTCATGGGGACTCCGGGGTTACAGCACGGGCTCTTGCAGCCCGTCGATGATGATTTGCGGGGTGCCCAGCGAACAGCTTTCCACGCGGGCGCGCACGCCATAGGCCTGCGCCAGGGAATCGGGGGTGATGACTTCGCGCGGCACGCCTTGGCCCAGCAGCCCGCCGCCTTCTATCATCAGGGCGTAGTCGCTGTGGCGCAGGGCCACGTTCAGGTCGTGCAGCACGATCAGGGTTACCAGTTTGTTGTCGTGCGTTTCCTGGGCCAACAGGTCCATGACGTGGAATTGGTAGTTCAGGTCTAGCGCCGACAGCGGTTCGTCCAGCAGCAGCAATTTGGGTTTGCGGATCAGCGCCTGGGCCAGTCCGACCAGTTGCTTTTGGCCGCCCGAGAGTTGGTCCAGATAGTGCATGGACAAATGGGCAATGCCCAGGCGTTGCAGAATGCGCAGTATGTGTTCCTGGTCCACGTTGCGCGCCTGGCCGCCGGGGGCCGAGGCGTTGGCGGCCACCAGCACGGACTCGAACACGCGCAGATGGACCGAGGCCGGCAGGGACTGGGGCAGGTAAACCACTTTCTGGGCGCGTTGCTCGAAGCTGATGCCGTTCAGCTCCTGACCATCGAGCAGAATCCGGCCGGTCGTGGGCTTGAGCAGCCCGGCCAGGGATTTGAGCAGCGTGGATTTGCCGCTGCCGTTGGGGCCCAGCAGGGCCACCAGTTGGCCCGCTTGCAGGGGCTGAACGGTCAGGTCGGACAGAATGCAGCGTTTGCCGTAGGACAGGCTGAGATCGTGGACTTCGAGCATGGCTTACTTCATTTGGCGACGCAGCACGACGCCCAGGAAAAAGGGCACCCCGACCAGCGAGGTGACGATGCCGACCGGAATGATGATGCCCGGCACGATATTCTTGGAGGCGATCGAGGCCAGCGACAGGATGACCCCGCCTACCAATGCGCTGCCGGGCAGGTAGAAGCGGTGATCTTCGCCGAACAGCCGGCGGGCGATGTGCGGGGCGATCAGGCCGATAAAGCCGATGGTGCCCACAAAGGACACAGCTAGGGCGGCCAGCAGACTGATGCGGATGAGCGAGGTCAGGCGCAGACGCGAGACGTTGATCCCGAAGCTGGTTGCGCGGTCTTCGCCCAGGCGCAGGGCGGTCAGCTTCCAGGTGTCGCGCAGCGACAGGGGCAAAATGATGGCGAACAGTCCCAACATAATGCCGACCTTGGCCCAGGAGGAGCGCGACAGACTGCCCATGGTCCAGAACACCAGGCCTTGCAGCGCTTCGGCGCTGGCCACGAACTGCACCAGCGAGACCAATGCGTTGAAGGAAAATACCAGGGCGATGCCGAACAGCACCAGATTGGCCGTGCTCATGGCTCCCCAGCGGGCGACGGCATCGAGCAGCATGGCCGAAAGCAAGGCAAAGACGAAAGCGTTGGCGGCGATGGTCCAGGCTTGCGGCACGCCGGGCAGGGACAGGTCCAGCACAATCGCCAGTGAAGCACCAAAGGCCGCCGCCGAAGAAATGCCCAATGTGAAGGGGCTGGCCAGCGGATTGTTCAGGATGGTCTGCATTTCCGCGCCTGCCAGGCCCAGCGCCAGGCCGATGGCCATGGCCATCAGGGCATAGGGCAGGCGGATTTCCCAGACGATGACGCGCGTGGTGGGGTCGGACTGCTGGGGATTGAACAGGGCGTGGCTCAGTTCGGACAGGCTCAGGCCGGATGGGCCCAGCATGAAGTCGGCCACGATGGAGGCCATAATGATCAGGACCAGTGCGCCCACCAGCAGCCAGCGCCGCTTGAGGATGAGGTTATAGTCGGCCAGCGCCGTGGCCGAAACAGCAGATGTGGACATTCAGTGTCTAAATGAGAACCGTTTACGCAGAAAGAAAGTATAGTTCATCGGCCCCGCTTTGGCGTCATCACCGCGATTCTTTTATGCAGCTTGAACATCTGGACTACTGTTCCCCATTGGGACGACATTACCGTCTGACCCTGGCCGTACCCACTGGCGTGCCGCCGCAGGACGGCTGGCCGCTGGCCTGTGTGTTGGATCACGAGCCGTTTCAGGCGGTTTTGACGGCCTTGCAGCCATCGTTGCCGTGCGCCGTGCTGGGTGTGGCTTATGCCCGGCAAAACTGGCGCGATCTGGATTACACGCCCGGCGAGCCTGGCGAGGCGGGGCGCGCACAAGACTTTATGCTGTTGTTGCGCGATGTTTTCTTGCCCTGGGCACAGGCCCAGGCACCGCTGGATGCGGGACGGCGTCTGTTGTGCGGCCATTCACTGGGCGGCCTGCTGGCATTGACTTTGCTGTATCGCATGCCCGGCGTGTTCCAGAGCCTGGCGGTATCAAGTCCCTCGGTCTGGTGGGGCCAGGGTTATCTGGCGCGTCTGCTGGAACAGCCTTTGCCGCCGTTGGCGCTGGCCGTACCGGTCCGCATTACGGTGGGCGAGTATGAGCAGTGTCTGGGTCCGGCTGAACAGGCGTTGCCGCCCGAGCAGCAGGCGCAGCGGCTGGCGCGTCTGCGCGAGCGCCGCATGATCGATGGCGCACGCGAACTGGCGCAGGCTCTGGCTTGCCGACAGCGTGCGCCGTTGCGGTTTGGCCTGATTGCGCAGTGTACGCATAGCATGGCCGGACTGCGTGCTTTGCCGCAGGCGTGTCTGGACTGGGTACACGCCCCGCAGGGCGGTTTGTAGCTGACTGGGCGAGTGTGTTCAGAAGCCGCTTTCGCGTATGGCCAGCGCGCCCAGGTAGCGCAGCCAGTGGCCCGCGATGGAATGCGGCTCGCCCTGGATCACAACCTGGACCAACTGGCTGCGCGCCTGTGCGGGGGGCGTGTCCAGCGCCAGCGTGACCCGGTACAGTGCTTGTTGCACTTCCTGGCTCTGGTTGATGGTGCTGACCCGGATGCTGCCGCCGTGGGCGGCGTCCAGCATAGGGTCGGGCAAGGTGTGTGTGCGGGTCGAGTCTATGCTGAGTACGCGTGCGGCCAATGGCGCGCTGTGGGACGAGGTATAGACGCGTGCCGTATCACCTACTTGCAGGCGGCTCAGGTTTTCCTGGCGGGTATAGGCTTCGGCGATCCAGGCCGTCGGCTGGTAGACGATGCCCAGAGCCTGGTCTGGCTTGACCCAGACGCCGGGCTTCAGTTGCGGGTCCAGGTCGCTGATGACACCATCAAAGGGGGCCTTCAGTTCCAGGCGCTGCAGTTCCTCGTCCGTACCCAGGCTTTGGGCCTGTCCTTGCCGCAGGCGGCTGCTGAGTGCGGCGCGCCGCACCTGCTCTTCTTCTATCATGCCGCTGCGCTGCAGCTCGGCCCAAAGCGTGGCGTTGGAGGCGATGGCTTGCTGGCGCTGGGCCTGCATGTCGGGCGATACAAAGGTCGCCAGCACCTGGCCGCGTCGTACCAGACCGGCAGGCTGAATATGGCTTAACTGGGCTGGGAAGGGGGCATACAGGATCTGGCTGCTTTCGGCGCGTATCCAGCCGGGAGCGTCAATGGCGCGTTTCCAGGGCAGGCACAGAAACAGCACCAGCGCCGTCAGGATCAGCAGGCCACCGATGCGGCGTTGGCGTGGGATTTCTTGGCGGCGGGCGATCCAGACTTTGATTTCAGACCAGGCGGGCATCACAATAAACCAGGCGATTTCGACCAGGAACAGAAAGATTCCCAGTGCTTTGAAAAAATACAGATAGACGCTGACGGCGATACCCAGGAATACGGTAAAACGCACGAACCAGACGATGTAGGCGAATACGGTCAGAAAGCGCTGCATGGATGGTGACAGCGGCTCAGGTGCGGGTTCTTGCCAACCCAGCAAGGCATTGCGCAGACGCTGGCGGCCAAAGGCAAAGCTGCGTTGGTGCAGGTTGGGAAAGTCCAGCAGGTCCGACAGCAGAAAGTAGCCATCAAAACGCATGAAGGGGCTGGCGTTGATCGCTACGGTCAGAATCCAGGATGTGGTGGCCAGAAAGAAAAAGGCCGAGCGCACCGCGCCGTCGCTCGACAGGCTCCAGCCCAGCGTGGCCAGGCCGGCAATGGCCAGTTCCGTGGTGACGCCGGCCGCGACAATAGCCAGGCGCTGGCGGCGGTCGGTCAGTTTCCAGGATTCGGACGTATCCGTATACAGCATGGGAAAGAGCACCACGAAGGACACGCCCATGTGCGCGACGCGCACGCCGTAGCGGGTAGCGGTCAGGGCATGGCCCAGCTCATGCATGACCTTGGCAAAGGCCAGGGCGGTCATATAGGCCAGAATGCCTGCCGGCGTGAAGCTGTCCTGGAAGCTGACCAGAAAGACGTCCCATTGGCGCGATGCCAGCACAATGCCCCACAGAGACAGTCCCAGCACCAGCGCGGCGAACCAGCGCGTGTAGATAAAGCCTAGGTAGTGCAGCATGCGCTGCAGCAGCCGGTTCGGGCGTACCAGTGGCACGCGCACGAACAGGTAGTTGTGCAGCAGCCAGCGCAGGTCGCGCTTGCGCTGGCGGGCGGCGATGGTGCCCAGACGGGCGCTGGCCTCGGGCGAATCGGCGCGCAGCAGGCTGTTGTGTTCCAGAAACTTGACCAGGTCGTCCAGTGTCTCGGCGTCGGCATCCAGCGGTGTTTCCTGCTCCAGCTGTTCCAGCAGTGCCTGCGGATCGTGCTGCCAGCGGCGCAACAGCTCGAATTCCAGCCAGCCTATGCGAAAGAAGCGATTAGTGACCGGGTCCTGGATCATCCAGGCCGGGGAGCCGTCCGTGTTGCGGGCGGCGGCATGCAACTGCAAGTCCTGGCGCAGGGGCGGCAAGGTCTGGGCCCGCTCGGTCTGCGTGGGCGGCGGTGCATGCAGCGCGGGTTCAAGCAGCATCTACAGCCCGCTCCACTGGCGCATGGCGGCGACAGGGCGACGCAGCAGATAATAGATCAGGGGGACTTTGTCGCCGTAGACCTTGGCCGTGCCTTTCAGGCCGATACGGGCCTGCTCGCTGTCTTG encodes:
- a CDS encoding ABC transporter ATP-binding protein — protein: MLEVHDLSLSYGKRCILSDLTVQPLQAGQLVALLGPNGSGKSTLLKSLAGLLKPTTGRILLDGQELNGISFEQRAQKVVYLPQSLPASVHLRVFESVLVAANASAPGGQARNVDQEHILRILQRLGIAHLSMHYLDQLSGGQKQLVGLAQALIRKPKLLLLDEPLSALDLNYQFHVMDLLAQETHDNKLVTLIVLHDLNVALRHSDYALMIEGGGLLGQGVPREVITPDSLAQAYGVRARVESCSLGTPQIIIDGLQEPVL
- a CDS encoding alpha/beta hydrolase, which produces MQLEHLDYCSPLGRHYRLTLAVPTGVPPQDGWPLACVLDHEPFQAVLTALQPSLPCAVLGVAYARQNWRDLDYTPGEPGEAGRAQDFMLLLRDVFLPWAQAQAPLDAGRRLLCGHSLGGLLALTLLYRMPGVFQSLAVSSPSVWWGQGYLARLLEQPLPPLALAVPVRITVGEYEQCLGPAEQALPPEQQAQRLARLRERRMIDGARELAQALACRQRAPLRFGLIAQCTHSMAGLRALPQACLDWVHAPQGGL
- a CDS encoding HlyD family efflux transporter periplasmic adaptor subunit, translated to MLLEPALHAPPPTQTERAQTLPPLRQDLQLHAAARNTDGSPAWMIQDPVTNRFFRIGWLEFELLRRWQHDPQALLEQLEQETPLDADAETLDDLVKFLEHNSLLRADSPEASARLGTIAARQRKRDLRWLLHNYLFVRVPLVRPNRLLQRMLHYLGFIYTRWFAALVLGLSLWGIVLASRQWDVFLVSFQDSFTPAGILAYMTALAFAKVMHELGHALTATRYGVRVAHMGVSFVVLFPMLYTDTSESWKLTDRRQRLAIVAAGVTTELAIAGLATLGWSLSSDGAVRSAFFFLATTSWILTVAINASPFMRFDGYFLLSDLLDFPNLHQRSFAFGRQRLRNALLGWQEPAPEPLSPSMQRFLTVFAYIVWFVRFTVFLGIAVSVYLYFFKALGIFLFLVEIAWFIVMPAWSEIKVWIARRQEIPRQRRIGGLLILTALVLFLCLPWKRAIDAPGWIRAESSQILYAPFPAQLSHIQPAGLVRRGQVLATFVSPDMQAQRQQAIASNATLWAELQRSGMIEEEQVRRAALSSRLRQGQAQSLGTDEELQRLELKAPFDGVISDLDPQLKPGVWVKPDQALGIVYQPTAWIAEAYTRQENLSRLQVGDTARVYTSSHSAPLAARVLSIDSTRTHTLPDPMLDAAHGGSIRVSTINQSQEVQQALYRVTLALDTPPAQARSQLVQVVIQGEPHSIAGHWLRYLGALAIRESGF
- a CDS encoding FecCD family ABC transporter permease yields the protein MSTSAVSATALADYNLILKRRWLLVGALVLIIMASIVADFMLGPSGLSLSELSHALFNPQQSDPTTRVIVWEIRLPYALMAMAIGLALGLAGAEMQTILNNPLASPFTLGISSAAAFGASLAIVLDLSLPGVPQAWTIAANAFVFALLSAMLLDAVARWGAMSTANLVLFGIALVFSFNALVSLVQFVASAEALQGLVFWTMGSLSRSSWAKVGIMLGLFAIILPLSLRDTWKLTALRLGEDRATSFGINVSRLRLTSLIRISLLAALAVSFVGTIGFIGLIAPHIARRLFGEDHRFYLPGSALVGGVILSLASIASKNIVPGIIIPVGIVTSLVGVPFFLGVVLRRQMK